The genome window CCATTTTTCTCCAAACAAAACTTTAAAGTACTAATTCTGAGAGAAATGCTCCCTTTTTATAACTTGGAAAAAGTGAATTCTcttacagaatatttttcacttgctttttgaaggtttcttttttctgctcagTAGGAATTTTATCATAATTTCATACCCCTACACTTCATGGTTTGTTACTTGGGCTATTACTCTCACATTTAACTTGATAAGGTCCTGCTTCCTGTGATACTCATTTTTGAGTCTTGATtcctcacagctgctgctttgaagTCTTAGATAACATTCTGAGCACTACACATTTCTACTGATTTTAAACTTCCATTCAATGAATTACATAGCTTTGTTTCTCTTACATAACTTTTCAGTAAATTGTTATATTCTAATATtctagaaataaatgttttgcttttaatcagAGTAAAACTCTggacttttttcttcaaagaagcTATAAGTTCTGTCAAAAGGTTTGGTGATTTATTCTCATCTTCTTTAATCCTTTCTTCAAAGGAATGTAAGTCTGTTACTCAGGAGGAATTTGAATCATTGTATATTTCATAcatgcatgaaaaaaagaactgatgCTGTGCAACCTCTTTCAGCACCATGTTCTGTTTGACCTAATCCTGTCCAGGACCAGGAACTGTAGCTGCAAGGAACTTCCTTTGGATGATATTCAAGCGTTTTGGAATGGTATATGTGAAATAGTGAGTATGCAAGTTGTTGAACATGTATTAGTTTGAAATGGGCAGAGATAAAAATGTAGTTTTTGCTCTCACTTTTCCTCTTAGAGATCAGCAAGATTGAACGTGAGTCTGTATTACAGGTCAACATCAGATACAAAATTCCTTTATCAGCCTTCAGATATAGTTATTAATagaaagactttttaaaattttcttaaatgGATGACAAATCAGTAATGTTCTCATCTAACAAATTCTGTTGCGTTGTGTTGTTTTGAGTCCAGAGGCTATAAAAATGTATGAGTGGAAAGCTGAGAGAGCCTCAGctggagcactgctgcagaCATTCCCACTGGTTTCCCTCCCCTATATGTGCTTTTTCATGTGAAGGGTGTGATTCTTTTTTGGTTCCTTAATCTTTTCTTTGATATGTCCATGGATATAAGCATaacaactgtttacatgggttgacAGTGATAAGACaaaggagaatggttttaaactaagacagggaaggttttggttagatattaagaggaagtttttcactcagagggtggtgacgcactggaacaggttgcccaaagaagttgtggatgccccatctctgaatgcattcaaggctaggctgcATATGGCTGTGGGCAGactggtctagtggttggtgaccctgcccgtggcaggggggttgaaactggataatctttgaggtccttctcagcccaggccattctgtaattctatgcAGTTCTcatgcaaaatatttacaagCACGTAGAATACAGATAATGACACGATGCATACTTAAAATTAATGTGCTTTTAACCATGTTAAATTATGTGCACTGAGTCATAAAAAAGGACAAACTTTTCCCAGTACTAATCTTCCTTCATAGTTGTGATATGGGCAGAATTCtaataatgaaataatcttATTTTGCAGAACTACTTACAGATATTAGCAGTGCCCTTAGGTATAGGCAGATAAGAACCAGGGCTCCATGGTCGGCCCTGGTAATTCTTCTTACATTTTCCGCAGTCTGGGCCAGTTGTGTTATGCTCACATTCACAAAGtagtcttttgttttcttctttacagcCAGTAGCGTGAAGGTTGCACTTAcacctatttttaaaaagcaaaaataaaagaagtaggATATTATTTAAAGCTGTGTTTAAGTTTGGCTTATATTTTTTTGCAAAGAACACCCTATGGCAATCTTCTTTCTCAGTGTGTTGTGACTGTGTTTTAGCAAGAATCACAAGATATTGCTCAAAGAACATGTTATATTATCATCAACTCACACAGATCTAATAAGATAAACAGCGCTAATTTCACCAAGGTTCCAAGATGCTGaatcttttctcatttccacTAACATAATTCCACTAATCAACTAAATTACTTGTAATTTTCATACAGCTAGGTCTAC of Meleagris gallopavo isolate NT-WF06-2002-E0010 breed Aviagen turkey brand Nicholas breeding stock chromosome 10, Turkey_5.1, whole genome shotgun sequence contains these proteins:
- the LOC100539208 gene encoding netrin-G1-like, with protein sequence MFFEQYLVILAKTQSQHTEKEDCHRVFFAKKYKPNLNTALNNILLLLFLLFKNRCKCNLHATGCKEENKRLLCECEHNTTGPDCGKCKKNYQGRPWSPGSYLPIPKGTANICIPSISSIGIVKDVVAEELP